In Cinclus cinclus chromosome 1, bCinCin1.1, whole genome shotgun sequence, the sequence aaaaaaaaaaaaaagggaggcgACGAGGAggaggatttatttatttatttattcatttattcatttattcatttatttcgGCGCAGGAGATTAGAGCTGTCCGAAATCCCTGACATTTTGGGAGGTGACCGAGGTGGGGGTGGTGTGAGCTAAGCCGCCGCGGAAGGGACAGGAGGGATGGGGCAGTCGCAGGACTGGGAGAACGGGGAATGGGTTTCGGGAGTGGGCCCAGTCCGTCACGGAGGGCTCCTGCGGTCCTGCTGCATTGCACATCGCTGCACACTGTTATCTTTGAATGGGCGGTGTGGAAGGTCGTGGCAACGGCAAGGCACAAGAGACCTAGTCCATGAGAAATCCCGTTGTCCTTGAACCAGACAGGAACCGTGTCTATCCGCTTTCgggtttttgcctttttttccccccttttatttatttatttatttatttatttatttttaatttattggcGGGTTAGGGGGCTTTGGACCGGGGATACCCTGTGCGGAGGCAGCGGCGCCGGCAGACAGGGCCAGGCTGCCCCGCGGGCGGGAGGGATGCTGAACTCATCACCGGTCCCAAACGCGACCCGCACCCCCTCcccgcacacacacacaccccggCCCCAGCTTGGGGCAGGGCTCCTCTTCGAACCCCGGAATTTCAGCACGGCCCGACACACTTTTTTTGCAGAAATTCGTGGCAACTCGCCCTCGGCTGTAGCTGCTGGAACGAGATGGCGCGGGTTTTATAGGACATGGTTTTACACTCGGAATGGTTTTCGTTCTTCTCTATTTGTTtgcctggcttttttttttttttttttttcctgtcgTAGCCAATGTCTGGAGCCTGCTGGGGGTTTGATGTGACGGCTGgtgctggtgtgtgtgtgtgtgtgtgtgtgtgtgtgtgtgtgtgtgtgtagaggGGAGTGGCCACCAAGTCGTTAGCGATGAATCAAACGGCAAGAGGTTTTGGGTTGAAACAGTCTCTTTTGGAGTCAGCCATTTAGCTTTATAACCTGTACCTGGCAAGGAAACACACGCACACGCCGTcacagccattccctggggacacagcGCAGGAGGGGACCCCCGCCCGACGGTGTGGGCGGCAAGGGGCTCCTCCTCAAGGGAGGGGGGAAGCCCCTTCCCGCCCCCGCTGGCCGCAGCGACATCCCCCAGGCCTAGGGACACCGCGGTGTTCCCAGCTCCCGTCGCGGGCGGGGAGCCAGCCCCTCGCCGTGCCCGGGTACCCCCGCCCGGGCGGCTGCGGGCATGTGCGGGATGCCGTACAGCGGGGTCCCGCGtcccgtgccgtgccgtgccgggcAGTGCTGTGCCGGGCCGTGCCGGGCAGTGCCCTCTTGGGCACGCAGGAGGAGCCCGTAACTCATTTTCTTCCCCCGTTTGCAGGCGGTTGTGTTGGTTCCTGCTGTACTGAGCCGAATGCCCTTGATTAGAGCCATCCCGAGGGATGCCTGGGCAGCGGGTTTGGGGGACCGGGGCTCATCCCGGCCCGCTCCCGCCTCGCCGCTCCGAGCACAGGCACGGCCGGGCCGGCGCCTCCGCAGCTGTCTGCGTGACTTCGCGGTCTCGTCTTTGCGTGTCTCCATCGCAGCTCTTTCTAGTgactttttaattattatttttgatttaactttttttcccgCTGCGTCTTGCACAGTGTTTGCCCAGCGACCTGGGCAATAGGGAGCGTGTGCGTGCGCCTGCGTTCGTACGGAGAAACGCTCCTGCCGCTTCATGGCGGAATTTTCTAACAAAGGATCAAGTCCGGGGGGAAGCAGGCTGCGCATCTTCAccccccctcctcctctcccctcaaaggaaaaaaaaagggggggagggggaagggaaaaaatattaattaaatcaACGCCGCTAATCCACAGACACCGAACCCTCCGttctaaaaaaggaaaagggcgAAAAGCCCCTGGCTCACCTCCTCGAGTGGCCGATGGCGAGCCCGTCTCGGTGCCAGCgcccctctcctgccccaggTCGCGCCTTTAGCAAGGtctgggggcgggcggggggaggagaagggaagaggcgagcggggggcggcggtgctGACCTGTGCCCCTGCCCCCGCAGCGTACCTGGTGCAGGCGGTGAGAGCGGCGGGGCGGTGCGATGCGGTCTTTAGGGGCTTCTCGGATTGTTTGCTGCGGCTGGGCGATAACATGGCCAACTACCCGCAGGACCTGGACGACAAGAGAAATCTCCAAACGATCTGCGCGTAGgtctttcctctctccttcgGGGCCGCGGGGGAAGAATGGGGGTCACTCGGGACTGGGCAAAGGGGGGCGAGGCTGGATGGTggcgggagggagggaaggaacgCAAGTAGCTCGGGAGTTACTCTTTGGGGCTGGATTCTCCGCTGCAGGGCCCCTCCAAGCTCACTGCCACGAGGACGGGCCGGGCTTGGGGAACAGCGAATTCTGGAGGAATTTTTtacaatgcctttttttttttgcctccgTGAATCTGAGGTagttttttttgctgctttgttttcttggttttttggggttttttttgttgttgttttgttttgttgttgttgttgttgttcttgggggcttttttgttgtttttttctctctctctttcccttccctgcttaTCTCGTCTGTCGTATTCTTTCCTCTCCCCCGACCTGCGCTGGGGTGCTGACATCAGGTGCACGGGGATCTTTATCCCTTTCCTTATTGCTGCCTGCGGGACACCCGCTCACCGGCAGGCTCCGGGCTCGCCCCGAGCTCCGCAGGCAGAGGACGGTGTGAGGTTGCCCACCCGGGCCGGGCACAGCCGGCACTGCGGAGGCGGCTCCTCGGAAAACTAAACgtaattaaaaaggaaagagcCCAGTCATGATATGAATCGCCCAGCAGCAGGGGGGCGGCCGTCCCAGCGCCAGCTCTCTTCTGCCACCTCTATCCCCTGGGAAAGCACGTTTGCCCCCAGTTTCGCCCCGCTCCTGGCAAAGAGGGGACAAGAAGGAAGGGACAACGATAAAGGggaataataatagtaataataataacaacaacagcagcaccaacaaaaatattaaagggagaaaaagagctCGCCTTGCAAAATCGTGTCCCGCACAGGGAGGAAGAGACGAGCATTTTCGATATgtctgggagggaaaaaaaaaccgccacaaaacaacaaaaaatcaaaaccaaaccacatacacacacacacaaaataaacaaaaatatgaacGGTTGCATCGCAGGGTGTTTCCCCTGCTTTTCGGTGCACAATCCCCCCGTTTAAAAAACCtaatcaaacaaaataaaaccagacaaaaaatatttagaagcGAGAAACGAGATAATATCTTTACACATAAAGAACTTTGGaatagttttggggttttattttgcgaaaggaaaggaaaggaaaggaaaggaaaggaaaggaaaggaaaggaaaggaaaggaaaggaaaggaaaggaaaggaaaggaaaggaaaggaaaggaaaggaaaggaaaatctgtaacatttctctcttcctccctaGAGATTTCTGAGTCAAACATCCAACAAAGCTGGCACCTCGCTGTAAATGCTGGGCTGCGGTTTACTTTGTGTTCTGCAAGAGAAATAAATACTCAGGGACACAGCATATTGATATATCTTTTGCTGTCCAATGCCAGACCAGATATGATCCTGATCTCTAAAATGTACCTCTTTCCCAAGAAAGACCCTTTTCCCCaccacctcccaccatcccattGCCTTCGCCCCGTGCCGGGATGTGTATTGCAGGAAGACGGtgaaagatttaattttcctttgggAGATGCAATTACAGCAGAAATACTGCAGGAGAGGCACACTCTTAGACTTTGGCTTCTCAGTATCTCATTATTTATTACAAATGTAGCAAACATTGGGAATCTACAACCAGTTTAGAGTGTTCATAAATTAGAAGCAGTAGGActactttggaaaaaaagaaaaaggaaaagaaagaaaatcaagacCCGGTTTCACAGACGTCTGCCTTGAGGCATGGGGGAAATAGAAGGCAGAGGGCAGATTCAGGATGATTTTCGATAACCCAGATACGGAGAGGAAAGATCCTCTAGTACCCTCCCTATTCCGGGACGACGGGTGCCGTCCCGGCGGCAAACGCCGGTCCTGTCCCCGTGAAGAAaggaattgggaaaaaaaaaaaaaaagtgcgaATAGCTGGAAATTATCCTAGGAAAGCGAATCTCGTCGCTGCCTAGAGACCCCTAGCCACGGATCAGGGTCCCTCCCGCTGCCCTGGTGCAGGTTGGTGCGAGGAGCCCAGAAGAGGAAGATGgtccttcttccttctcccaccCTTCCTGCTTCTCTTACTCTTTCTCCTTGACCTTTTCCTGCAGTTAGgaccttcccttccccccccccccctgcTCCCCCGAGAGTTTCTACACGCCCCACCCGAGAGTGTGCCTTTCCCACCCCAATCTGCCCGCTCCCACCGGTGACGAGAAACCCTcgggctgctgggctggcttcTGACAGCCGAGGGGGAGATGTCCCCTCCGCCAGAGACCCAGCAGAGCAATTTTCGCAGCACCCTGACCGGGCCGGTACCGAAGGcggggctggggatggggggACTCCCGAAAGCTCAGCCAGCGGCTCCTCCCCGCCGGTCCAGCCTCCTTTTTAGGCATGCCCGGCTGGGCTCCGCCGGCGGGAGGGGCGGGTTCCCTCCCCGGGAAGGTGGGTGCGTGCCTGTTTTGACGCCGGCTGCTCTCCCCTCCTGCAGGTACTGGGATGATTTCCACGCCTGCACCCTCACAGCGCTCACCGATTGCCAGGAAGGAGCGACAGACCTCTGGGAGAAATTGAGACGGGAATCCAAAAACCTCGATTTCCAAGGCAGCTTATTCGAACTGTGCGGAGGCGGCAGCGGTGCGGCACCGTCCCTCCTCCCGCCCGCCTTGCCCCTGCTCCTGGCGGCTCTGTGGGCCGCCCTAGTGACCTGGCTGCCTTTCTAGGGGGGCGAGCACACTCACACCCACACCCTCTCCATGTGCTGGATCTATAGAGGAAGTGTCCATCCGTTGCTTTGGGGACGTTGTGCTTTTCTGTggttgatgatgatgatggtggtggcTGATGATGGTGAAACACCCATGTAGGACTGTGGAAGcgttttccctttttctttttcttcctttttttttcttattttctttttttttttttttttgtgttcatttgCCAAATCTTACCAAGCAGGCAGCGGCTCGCAGCCCAAATCGGACCTCAGCTTTACTATTGCTTCGaatcaaaaatagaaaaaaatataaagaaacaaACTCGAGCCCTCGTTGTGCAAACGCAATCTCAGGAACGGCTCTGGGCCACCTACTGCTAAGGCTGTAACCGGCCGGGTACCTCCCGGCGAGCCACGGGCTCCGCTAAAAATGTGGCAGTGTGCGAGGCGAGAACAAAAACCGCAGACAGGAAAAGGCACTGGCGAGAAATCCAAGGTAGATGTCCACGTGTGAAGCATATGGTGAATAATTCACAATCTTTCATCTTTCCTCCACAGTcgcttgtttgggtttttttgtttgttttggccaTTCCAccggaaaaaaaaatattaaaaaaagaacatttttcctcaaggggaaaagagagcgagagagggagagaaagagagggaaatgaacagctaaggaaggaaggagcaagagaaagaaagacGTATCTCAATGCCCGGAGGAACGAAGGAATGTTGCTAACATCTTTGAGAGTTTACCTTAACTTCCTGTTCGAAGGCGTCTTTCCGAATTCACTgcctttaattttttcctcctctttgttTTAGATGTTACACATAACAGTAAAATACCTGAATATCCAACCGTAGAGATCACAAAAAGGGGGCTTAAATGTaaacttaaatgaaaaaaaaaataacaacagcaaaatgattttgaaagaaaaaagagccttgattttaaaagaaaagaaaaatgtaatttaaacaCAAGTTTATTATCAAGTcaattcagcaaaaaaaaaaaaacaaaaaaagatttgCTACAAAGTATAGACAgaagtataaaataaaaattattgtttGAAATGAGGGTGTCGtcctttttataaaatatgcCTAGAGTATCTTGGAAAGGACGGGGCTTTGAAGGCAAGGAAGTCTAAATCTTGAACCCATCCCTTGACGAACACGGCAATTTCAGTTCAAACAAGAACAGGGTGCCTGAATCGTTTAGTCGAagcctttctctctctctctttttttttttctttttcctttccttttttttttttttcccccgtccTTAAAAATACGCTGTAAATCCTCCcattcccctcctcctcctcctcccgaAGCCGCGAACCGCAGCACCCCCGTTTCCCGGCGCAGGGAGCCCCGCGCAGCCGCGGGGGCGGGCGGCACGGCTCTCCCGAGCCCCGGCGCAGGGAAGGCAGCAACCACCATTAAGGAGGAGGCTGCGGAGCCGGAGCCGGGGCGCAGAGGAGTCCTTTCATAATTAATAAGGCAGCTCAGCTGAAGGAGCAAGGGGAAGGGGGGACGGGGTATTGATTTCGCAGCAGAAGCTGCTCTAACCTCGGCTATTTATAGACGTCCGATGCCTTTATAAAGAAATACACATCAAAGAGTAAACACGTCCTTTTTACTTATAAGGGGAGAGCCCAGTCGGCGGTCGAGGGTGGGTGGGTGATGGGGAGGTAGGCACCACGAATTGGTGCGAGGTGATTTACTCCTGTTGCCTGTGCGATAGCTCCCTTTTGCCAATGTGTAGGGTGGCAGAGTCGCTCCTTCgccccctctccctgctccctacTTTCCCAAGGTCCGCAATGTAATGTGTAAGCAATAGCAAATGTAACAGTTCATAAATCAAACAGTGGGTCGCAAGCCAAtctgcatttcccaaacggATTGAATCCCAGCAACGAATGTGCACAGGAACTGGAGCCAGGCGCCTTTACCACTGGAAGCAATGTTGattttttaatgataaaatacattatgcgtgtgttgggggttgggtgggagggaagggggctTTGCAGAGCTCAGCCTCGCTTCGGCAGACACAGGTCTGCTTGAATTTCGTTTTACTTTGGCCTCCCTCTAGACTCAatccccaccaccaccaaagagaaaggaaaacccTGGAGAGCAGAGCTTTGTTTAAATGGTTTGTGTTATTTTCCCTCCCCACAGAGGATCTAGACCtaaattgatttttctgtgcACATCTCTGTATTCATGAGGTCAGGCGCTGCTGTTGTGGTTTTCTGTAGCACTAAACGCCAGATGCCgaggagagaggggaagagggAGCCCTTGCTGGGGTGCGTGGGGCTCCGCAGCCTGCTGTCTGCCCCGGGGACCCCCGCCGGCTGCCGGCAATGCCCCACGCTCCGGCCCGGGGTTCCCGGGCTCCGGTCCCGCTCCTGCCGGCATCCCCCGGCTCGGCGTCGGGCGTGCTCCCGCCTCCTCCTTCCCGGCTGCTGGACGGTGCCCGTCCGTCGGAAGACGATGGAAGGGAGCCTACCAGCTTTCCCTTACCCCACAAAAGAAAGCTGAAACTCTCTAATAAGGGGGCGATTTCCAGCTCATTAGCGGCCTCGAGTTATGTTCGTGCGAAGTTCAATTACTAATGAATAATCTCTCTGTAATTAGCACATCCCCCAATTAACCCTCCCTTGAGAAGAATAATAAACCGTGGCAAACAGGTGAAAAACAGCCgaggggatggggagggtgCCTGGTGGTCGTTCCCGGGcccctttcctctccctgtATCCCCCTGGACTCTCCTGTTTTGGGCTAGTAATTGTCACGTACTCATCCCCGGGGCACAGGCCTGCCGAGCTAGCCGGGATGCGCTAACCTGCATTGCACCCCGGGATCTCCTGCACGggcggcagggccggcagccaACTCCGGTCCCTCCGGCTCGGCTCCCCCTGGACAAACTGGCAAGAGAGGCTTTCCCCGCCGGCAGCTTCGTGGTTTTTTTTTCGGGGAGCACGAGAAACCAACAAactcccccttccccttccccagttCATTTTATAAGACGCGCAGGGCActggtttttcccttttctgctcctttcaAGGGCCATTTCTGAAGCCCAAGTGCAGTGGTCGATTTTATGTGTTTAATTTTCTCGACCACAGGGATGGATGGCTTCTCTGCCTTGCCATGTTGTGTGGCCAAGGAAACACGAGCCCTCCGCCAAGTCCCAGAAAGGGACTGAGTGTACTGGGCTTGCCTCCTGCCGCCTTGCACCTGTAGGGTTTGTAAAGGCTGCGGGAAAGGATGGGCTCGTCCCTTGCCAGGTTGGTCCCACTGCTCCAGGCAGCGGCTGCTGTAGCAAGAGCTGGAAGAGGTTCAAGATCTAACATCCCTTCTTACCTTCCGGGCAAACGTGAGCTGCTGAACTGGAGAGGGGAAAAACGCGAGAGAAAAGCGTTTAAACCTTGACAGTGACCGCAGTAAAATCATCCCCCgcttaaaagaaaatgagcGCGCACACACGCATGAATGCAGATcaacaggggaaaaaacccacagctgAAACAAAAGACAAGCCAGTGCATTTCTAGCTGGCTGGGTAATCAGGAAAGGTTGCAGCTattgctgctctgcctgccctaGTTCCTATCCCCAGCTCCGAGTGAGCAACCGCAGCCCCGCAGTCCCCGGAGGGCTGCAGAGCGCTGGCTCCTTCTTCCCCGGCAGCGCTGGATGCACCCGTGCTTGGCCTGcggctgctctcctgctgcctccctcccccttttagcagcctggctgagccctgcagggagggcTGCACCTTGCCCCGGCTCGGGCTGCCCTCCGGCACGGCGAGACCCTGCCAGCGCTGGACTGTGTTGGTGGCGGTAGGTTATTTgtgctttaaggaaaaaaaaaaaaaaaaagaaagaaaggcaaaaaagccTTTCCTCATCTCTTCAAAGGCTGTAACAGGGAGATGGAGTgggcctgtgctgggagcaAAAGCTTGAGCCAGTAcacacaaaacaggaaaaatctgAGTGGTAGTGAAAGGAAACTGGTTGGTGTTAAGGAGAGAGCAGGGAGGCATGGTACGAAAGTAAGGTACAGTATCCATTTCTGACAGGATTTTTGGAGGCTCTATCTACATCCCAGAGGAAGCAGCCAGTTAACTGTTGGTCTTTGGCTCATTTGCACAGTCTAGGGATGAACGGATCAGCGgctcttccagccctcttcctctccagagtccttttaaaatctgtgcAGTTGTTTTCCTGCCCAGTGAAACCCAGTAAGTTCTGTGAAGGGCTAACAACCTAAGGAGACAGAGAACAGTTCAGCCTTTCTAGTCATCGAGCTGATTCATTAATGATTAGTGCCATTAGGTGGACTACAGTAGTGCCTGAGGGCCCCAACTAAAGGAAGAGTGAAATTGTTAAATCCAGAAAGCCAGATTCTCCCTCAGATACTTCCACCTGATGCTGAGGTGGTACCTCCCGGGTGGGCAGCAGGAATAGCCCTGGCTTTCTATGTGAGCAGCCTCTGTGTCTTCCCCCTCCATCCtccaccttttccttctcccctgcCTTAGTTGCAGATCCTGCTTACAGGATGCTGCAGAGCAAGGCTGTTGCAGGAGTAGTTGGCTGGCAGGACTTGCAGGAGGAGGTGTCAAATCAGCTTATTCTTCTGAACCACTTCATTCTTCATGACAAGTGGGTTtgggtgggctttttttttggtttagattttgggtttttttgggcaGGGGTGAGAGCAGGCAAAGCGGTGGGGATTGCAGAGGAGTCTGTTATGAAATCAGATGTGATTTTAGATGCCTGAAAGAGTTTCTTTAGGCTAAAGGCAGCTGAAGATCAATTACACTGTTGGCAAATGCATTTCCAGCTGGCTGGTGCCTCTCCTGAGGGAAAGTTTCAACCCAGGGCCAATTGCAATGGTAGTACAGGAAGGAGCTTTCAGCTTCTTTGGGCTAAGGACCTTCTGCTGCCCAGCTCcaccagagagaagaaaaactggaGATTATGTGGGAGAGTGACAACAGCATTATTACTGGTGAGTTactggctgttcctttcccctCAAATCCCCATGGTGGGTATGTGTTTGAAGATTTTGCTTGAAGCCCCATACTCCTCAACTGTGGGTTTGCTAACAAATGGGTAGACTGTGCTGGCACAGATTTTGCCTTTCAGGAGGTACTGAGGAAATAGATTTAAATGGATCAAATTCTCAGAAACCCAGCCTGTGGCTTGTGCCTTAGCATTTTAGGCTGcattgtttgttttattttgtttctttgtttgcttaTCTCCCAAGCTGATATGAAGAAAAGATGGAAACAGCCTCCTGAAGGTCAAGGTGAGACTGACCAACACCTGAGTGCTGGTGTTCACCAGCAGTAATAAATCCCTGCTCACAGGTGCTGGAAGTCTCTTCAGAGAAACAACATTGTTGCAGGGGACAAACAACTAGTCCTGAACTTCTTTACACAGCCATTCTCTGGGAAAAACTATCCCCTGAAGTCAATGTGCATTCTGCCTAGGTAAGGATTTTGAATGCTCAGTTTTACTTGAGACGGGAATGTTATCCCAATATGAACTCCAGGTTCATGCCACCGAAATACAAAGAGCTTTGTGTGTGCATTGTGCTTTGCACCTCCAGATTTCTAGCCCACGATATCAATTTATTAAGGACTGTGAATGATTTACTAGATCTCTCAAGCCTCAAAGACCAAATATGCAGggcacctttttttttgccaggaaGCAGCCTCAAGAGTGGCTGTGCAGTGCATCCTTTAATATTGCTTTAATACCACTAATTTATTTAACACTTTGGAAATTACTGGATATTCAAACTGAAGCTTCCCgaggcagcaaaagaaaacctcaaaaCCTCAGTCAaccaaagtaaaaaaacaagtaaccaaccaaaaaaaaaaacccattagtAACCATAACCATGATAGTGATAGGAATCATTTTAATCGGATTTATCCCACCTCAAGCCACCTATTTTGCTACAGACACTGTCAGTAAGTTTCCTTCAGATACAGCTACACACATGGTCTAATTCTGCCAAACGCACCTATTCATGTGTCTAATATAGTCTGTCTTTGTCAGGACTTCTAACAGTAGTACTTCTGACAATAGTAGTACCTTAGGTACAGTAAGTTAAGCAGTAAATGGCCAGTTTGGtgtttttgcttcttttaatgcattttattttgactGGGTAGTGTAAGAGGTCTTATTCATTCCTGTGCTCCCCCGGGGCACTTTCAATTTTCCAGTCCTCTGGCACAAGCTGCCTTTTGCAAAGGAATGATTCCTGTAAAGGCACTGCCTCATTTTGTTTCCCATACCCTAAGAAATCCTTAAATTATGTTGTCAGATGAAAAATCCAGAACATATTTTGTTAGTATGGAACATTGGTCACATTAGTTTCGCAACGCCTCATTGAAGGATCCGATATGTCAGAAAATTGTCCTaagctttgctttttattgAGGCTTAATAGGTGCCCTTGTCCTTTTTACTAGACTTATGAtgtaagacttttttttttttttctgttgccaaGACATTTCACTTGATCTCCTTCACCCTTACTCCTAGTGTCCATGAAATGGGAGTAGCATTTTCAGATCTTTGAGATTTGTGAAAAATGCTACATGAGGAGATAGGCTTTActaatttgaaaaattttattttatcttttagcttccatcagaagaaaaatacctgGATTGAAAAGACAACAGCAAATAATAGGTAAAGGATGCTCCCCTGTTCCTTCACAGATCTGTTACGTAACAGAAAACATTCAGCCCTGGGTGCAGGAGATTTGTGGTTCACCTCCCTCTCTGAAGAAGCGTCATCTTAAAGAAGGTTTTAGCAGCCCAGCCTCAGACAGAATCTGTGCTGCAGGCATTTCAGGCTGTGAGTTTCAACATGTGCCCTCAGCTAGATTGTTGAGAGCAGGCTGCAATACCTGTCCTTCTTGCAAaatcccagtccattttcacccATGTCGCTCACTGCTCACAAGCCCCCTGTTTTGGTGTGCATCAAAAGTTCATTTAATTAC encodes:
- the NRN1 gene encoding neuritin, which encodes MGLKLNGSYISLILAVQIAYLVQAVRAAGRCDAVFRGFSDCLLRLGDNMANYPQDLDDKRNLQTICAYWDDFHACTLTALTDCQEGATDLWEKLRRESKNLDFQGSLFELCGGGSGAAPSLLPPALPLLLAALWAALVTWLPF